From Rhodothermaceae bacterium, one genomic window encodes:
- a CDS encoding SDR family oxidoreductase, producing the protein MAKIVITGASSGIGAAIAKSFYQDGSHEMVLIGRSESRLEAVANSTNAHPLICDITDEAQVESACNEIREIFQSSPDVLVNNAGHFVGKPFLDTAPDLFKEQIESNLTGCFLVTKNLLPTMIAATSGHVFFVGSVASIKGYAGASAYCAAKHGLLGLARAIRAETLDTGVRITTILPGATLTPSWAGTTLPEDRFMSPEDVARCIVDAWRLSSRTVVEELLLRPAEGDI; encoded by the coding sequence TTTACCAAGACGGCTCCCATGAGATGGTCCTGATTGGGCGCTCAGAAAGCCGTTTGGAGGCGGTAGCAAATTCAACAAATGCTCACCCATTAATATGCGATATCACGGATGAAGCCCAGGTGGAGAGTGCCTGTAATGAGATCCGTGAAATATTTCAATCATCTCCAGATGTGCTTGTCAACAATGCAGGGCATTTCGTGGGGAAACCATTTCTGGACACCGCGCCGGATCTATTTAAGGAGCAGATTGAATCGAATCTGACCGGATGTTTCCTGGTCACGAAAAACCTGCTTCCTACCATGATTGCAGCCACATCGGGTCACGTGTTCTTTGTCGGATCCGTAGCATCCATAAAGGGTTATGCAGGTGCATCCGCATATTGTGCGGCAAAGCATGGGCTACTCGGACTCGCTAGAGCTATTCGGGCCGAGACGCTCGACACGGGCGTGCGGATTACAACAATTCTTCCAGGGGCTACGCTCACGCCAAGCTGGGCTGGGACCACGTTACCAGAAGATCGGTTTATGTCTCCAGAGGATGTTGCTCGTTGCATCGTTGACGCATGGAGGCTGAGTTCCCGTACTGTTGTCGAAGAATTATTACTCAGACCTGCAGAAGGAGATATATAG